One Maniola jurtina chromosome 24, ilManJurt1.1, whole genome shotgun sequence DNA window includes the following coding sequences:
- the LOC123877580 gene encoding uncharacterized protein LOC123877580 gives MGNRHGITKLLILIIIIKSSEQAKKYRRPVIRYPKDTNFWATDFFVKGCRNFIEKCPSMYKTQAICARNYNGDYRNFPNYCEMQYENCNTWRNWRVYKRERC, from the exons ATGGGAAATCGACATG GTATAACAAAACTGTTGATactcataatcataatcaaaaGCAGTGAGCAAGCCAAGAAGTATAGACGACCAGTTATCAGATATCCTAAAGACACTAACTTCTGGGCGACGGACTTCTTTGTGAAGGGCTGCAGGAACTTCATTGAGAAATGTCCGTCCATGTACAA GACACAAGCAATATGTGCCCGCAACTATAACGGGGACTACAGGAACTTCCCAAACTATTGCGAAATGCAATACGAAAACTGTAACACTTGGAGAA